The Streptomyces sp. NBC_01255 genome window below encodes:
- a CDS encoding SDR family NAD(P)-dependent oxidoreductase, with amino-acid sequence MTTALITGATAGIGAAFARRLAADGHDVVLVARDVKRLREQATELHDRHGIEAEVLSADLAEEKGIAAVEARLSDPKQPVDMLVNNAGFGNKGRFLEVSMADELKMLTVHCEAVLRLTSAAAASMKARGRGSVVNVASVAAFVPRGTYGASKAWVVQFTQGAARDLAGSGVRLMALCPGFVRTEFHERAGMGTDNIPGWMWLDADKLVTAALGDLERGKTLSIPDPRYKALMGVVKLAPRGLLGGVSSKAGRKYGPK; translated from the coding sequence ATGACGACTGCACTGATTACGGGGGCCACCGCGGGCATCGGGGCCGCCTTCGCACGCAGGCTGGCGGCGGACGGTCACGACGTCGTGCTGGTGGCCCGGGACGTGAAGCGGCTCCGGGAGCAGGCCACCGAACTGCACGACCGGCACGGCATCGAGGCCGAGGTCCTCTCGGCGGACCTGGCCGAGGAGAAGGGCATCGCCGCCGTCGAGGCGCGGCTCTCGGACCCGAAACAGCCGGTCGACATGCTCGTGAACAACGCCGGCTTCGGCAACAAGGGCCGCTTCCTGGAAGTGTCCATGGCCGACGAGTTGAAGATGCTCACCGTGCACTGCGAGGCGGTGCTGCGGCTGACCTCGGCCGCCGCCGCCTCGATGAAGGCGCGCGGCCGCGGCTCGGTGGTGAACGTCGCCTCGGTGGCGGCCTTCGTGCCCCGCGGGACGTACGGGGCGTCGAAGGCCTGGGTCGTGCAGTTCACCCAGGGCGCGGCGCGGGACCTCGCGGGCAGCGGGGTGCGGCTGATGGCGCTCTGCCCCGGCTTCGTCAGGACCGAGTTCCACGAGCGGGCCGGGATGGGGACGGACAACATCCCGGGCTGGATGTGGCTCGACGCGGACAAGCTGGTGACGGCGGCGCTCGGGGACCTGGAGCGGGGGAAGACGCTGTCGATCCCCGACCCCCGCTACAAGGCCCTGATGGGTGTGGTGAAGCTGGCGCCGCGCGGGCTGCTCGGCGGGGTCTCCTCCAAGGCGGGCCGCAAGTACGGCCCTAAGTGA
- a CDS encoding DUF2264 domain-containing protein: MPTPPENRELSPYTGWTRAHWETTADRLLLAVRPYASPRGGLVGLPGPRPSWSGARSDGLEGWARTFLLAALRVAGAQGDDPHGHLDLYADGLAAGTARPGTGDPDSWPLMADTRQAVVESASVALGLRLTRPWLWDRLDDRTRRRVVDWLRPALGPSPVDNNWWLFGLTVAGFLQDAGAETDRAAATVDRSLARIEDWYLGDGWYSDGDNRAFDHYNAWALHFYPVLHAHLGGDRALLDRYGPRLRRHLDDYVHLFDANGAPVPYGRSLIYRFAAAAAPWLGALTGHTPLTPGATRRLASGSLRYFLDRGATDERGLLTLGWHGPHAPLVQEYSGPGSPYWASKGFLGLLLPADHPAWTDPEEALPAERADTVRAFAPTGLLAQTTAADGLVRLHNHGSNHVHSAESGTDDPGYARHAYSTRTGPSTGPAPADNHFALLTEDGGATARGPAAPAGTGPDWAASVHRPLPGVRVLSATLAHGRAEVRAHLVLGAPEGTPVRQTGWATTPGGPTAELHPVHGYPYDTPAAELPTGETLQGPGTRTLALHGTTTGPAALFVALASLTAEPDPAPVTTLANVRVTGHTLHVTWWDGATGRLDLKVT; encoded by the coding sequence ATGCCCACGCCGCCCGAGAACCGTGAGCTCAGCCCGTACACCGGCTGGACCCGTGCCCACTGGGAGACCACGGCCGACCGGCTCCTCCTCGCCGTACGCCCGTACGCCTCCCCCCGCGGCGGCCTCGTCGGCCTCCCCGGCCCCCGCCCCAGCTGGTCCGGCGCCCGCTCCGACGGACTGGAGGGCTGGGCCCGCACCTTCCTCCTCGCGGCCCTCCGTGTCGCGGGCGCCCAGGGGGACGACCCCCACGGGCACCTCGACCTGTACGCGGACGGACTCGCCGCCGGGACGGCGCGACCCGGTACCGGCGACCCCGACTCCTGGCCCCTGATGGCCGACACCCGCCAGGCGGTCGTCGAATCCGCCTCGGTCGCGCTCGGCCTCCGCCTCACCCGCCCCTGGCTCTGGGACCGCCTCGACGACCGCACCCGCCGGCGTGTCGTCGACTGGCTCCGCCCCGCCCTCGGCCCGTCCCCCGTCGACAACAACTGGTGGCTCTTCGGCCTCACCGTCGCCGGCTTCCTCCAGGACGCCGGCGCCGAGACCGACCGGGCCGCCGCCACCGTCGACCGCTCCCTCGCCCGCATCGAGGACTGGTACCTCGGCGACGGCTGGTACAGCGACGGCGACAACCGCGCCTTCGACCACTACAACGCCTGGGCCCTGCACTTCTACCCGGTCCTCCACGCCCACCTCGGCGGCGACCGGGCCCTCCTCGACCGGTACGGCCCCCGTCTGCGCCGCCACCTCGACGACTACGTCCACCTCTTCGACGCGAACGGCGCCCCCGTCCCGTACGGGCGCTCCCTGATCTACCGGTTCGCCGCGGCCGCCGCGCCCTGGCTCGGCGCCCTCACCGGGCACACCCCGCTCACTCCCGGCGCGACCCGCCGCCTCGCCTCCGGCTCCCTGCGGTACTTCCTCGACCGCGGCGCCACCGACGAGCGCGGGCTGCTCACTCTCGGCTGGCACGGCCCGCACGCGCCCCTGGTCCAGGAGTACTCGGGACCCGGCTCCCCCTACTGGGCCTCCAAGGGTTTCCTCGGCCTCCTCCTGCCCGCCGACCACCCCGCCTGGACCGACCCCGAGGAAGCCCTGCCCGCCGAACGGGCCGACACCGTCCGCGCCTTCGCCCCCACCGGACTGCTCGCCCAGACGACCGCAGCCGACGGGCTCGTACGCCTCCACAACCACGGCAGCAACCACGTCCACAGCGCCGAATCCGGCACGGACGACCCCGGCTACGCCCGGCACGCCTACTCCACCCGCACCGGCCCCAGCACCGGGCCGGCCCCGGCGGACAACCACTTCGCCCTGCTCACGGAAGACGGCGGTGCCACCGCCCGCGGCCCCGCCGCCCCGGCCGGTACGGGCCCCGACTGGGCCGCCTCCGTGCACCGTCCGCTGCCCGGCGTCCGGGTCCTCTCCGCGACCCTCGCCCATGGCCGCGCCGAGGTCCGCGCGCACCTCGTGCTCGGCGCCCCGGAGGGGACTCCCGTGCGGCAGACGGGCTGGGCCACCACCCCCGGCGGGCCGACCGCCGAGCTCCACCCGGTCCACGGCTACCCGTACGACACCCCGGCCGCCGAACTCCCCACCGGGGAAACCCTTCAGGGTCCCGGGACCCGCACGCTCGCCCTCCACGGCACGACGACCGGCCCGGCCGCCCTCTTCGTCGCCCTCGCCTCGCTCACCGCCGAACCGGACCCGGCACCCGTCACCACCCTCGCGAACGTCCGGGTCACCGGCCACACCCTCCACGTGACCTGGTGGGACGGCGCCACCGGTCGACTGGACCTCAAGGTCACTTAG
- a CDS encoding substrate-binding domain-containing protein, with the protein MRESAAERHDRLLALVRERGTARVAELAERLGVSPVTARRDVEALAGQGLLDRVHGQVSWPRGQGDPGAGRPGEGLVLGLLAPSATYYFAEVIRGAHEAAARAGARLVLRVSDYRPEEDRARTEGLLAAGAEGVLVAPGWRGPEDRLAYGDWLAELPVPAVLLERRAEPGSPLDGLDRVVSDHGHGVLLALRHLLGLGHSTPLLVARGDSPTALAVRAGYAEALGTLGLKEPRPVIESVPAEADPEGFERAVRALYEAVRSGLAGAALVHNDVDAIEIVQRLAELGVRVPQDLALIAYDDEVAALADTPLTAVAPPKRQVGRYAAELLVERLTEGGAGSGEEAARRHLSLLPRLRVRDSCGAGPGNSTPGHSARSI; encoded by the coding sequence GTGCGCGAGAGTGCCGCCGAACGACACGACCGACTACTGGCCCTGGTCCGCGAGCGCGGCACCGCCCGGGTCGCCGAACTGGCCGAGCGGCTCGGCGTCTCCCCCGTCACCGCCCGCCGGGACGTCGAGGCGCTGGCCGGTCAGGGCCTGCTCGACCGGGTGCACGGCCAGGTGTCGTGGCCCCGGGGGCAGGGCGACCCGGGCGCGGGACGCCCCGGCGAGGGCCTGGTCCTCGGCCTGCTCGCCCCCTCCGCCACGTACTACTTCGCCGAGGTCATCCGGGGTGCGCACGAGGCCGCGGCGCGCGCCGGCGCCCGGCTGGTGCTGCGCGTCTCGGACTACCGGCCCGAGGAGGACCGCGCCCGCACGGAGGGCCTGCTCGCGGCGGGCGCCGAGGGCGTCCTCGTCGCACCCGGGTGGCGCGGCCCCGAGGACCGGCTCGCCTACGGGGACTGGCTGGCCGAACTCCCCGTACCGGCCGTGCTCCTGGAGCGCAGGGCGGAGCCCGGCAGCCCGCTCGACGGCCTGGACCGGGTGGTCTCCGACCACGGCCACGGCGTCCTCCTCGCCCTGCGCCACCTGCTCGGACTCGGCCACTCGACGCCGCTGCTCGTGGCCCGCGGGGACTCCCCGACCGCGCTCGCGGTGCGCGCCGGGTACGCCGAGGCGCTGGGGACGCTCGGCCTGAAGGAGCCCCGGCCGGTCATCGAGTCCGTACCGGCCGAGGCGGACCCGGAGGGCTTCGAGCGGGCCGTGCGGGCGCTGTACGAGGCGGTCCGCTCGGGCCTGGCGGGCGCGGCGCTCGTCCACAACGACGTCGACGCGATCGAGATCGTGCAGCGCCTGGCCGAGCTGGGCGTACGGGTGCCGCAGGACCTGGCCCTGATCGCGTACGACGACGAGGTCGCGGCGCTCGCCGACACCCCGCTGACGGCGGTCGCCCCGCCCAAGCGGCAGGTCGGGCGGTACGCCGCGGAGCTGCTCGTGGAGCGGCTCACCGAAGGCGGCGCGGGGTCCGGCGAAGAGGCGGCGCGACGCCATCTGAGCCTGCTGCCGCGGCTGCGGGTGCGGGACTCGTGCGGGGCGGGTCCGGGCAACTCCACGCCGGGGCACTCCGCACGATCGATCTGA
- a CDS encoding ABC transporter substrate-binding protein: MTRTWSRTSRVIAGTATALAVLTACGGGGDDTASKPNGPVTLTFWGWAKGSKDVVDAFNASHTDIQVKFEEIPSGTAGGYAKISNAVKAGNAPDLVSIEYSSLPEFVSSGALQDIGGEFTEADRAKLLPQTVELTTLGGKSWAVPFDAAPQAFFYRKDLFAKYKVQPPTTWDEFKKAAEQVKKADAKARIATFFPDDPTTFEAMAWQAGAQWFKAENDTWKIDTTDPATTKVAAYWQGLLDAGLVHKNASFSPEWTGSLKNGTTIGYLGASWGAGVLKGTLPEQSGKWAVAPMPSWDGKPASGMLGGTSFAVTKDSKQKAAAVTFAEWMSTTEEGVKARIASGTSSAFPAAASLRPVAKKAFDASYYGGEDIYALFEASGASINPSWAWGPTTGTTNTTIKDHFGKIVQGGPTIAEAVKAGHDATVAELTKRGLKVEG; the protein is encoded by the coding sequence GTGACCCGTACTTGGAGCAGAACGTCCCGCGTCATAGCCGGCACCGCCACCGCCCTGGCCGTCCTCACGGCCTGCGGCGGCGGCGGTGACGACACCGCAAGCAAGCCGAACGGCCCCGTGACCCTCACCTTCTGGGGCTGGGCCAAGGGCTCCAAGGACGTCGTGGACGCCTTCAACGCCTCCCACACCGACATCCAGGTGAAGTTCGAGGAGATCCCCTCCGGCACCGCCGGCGGCTACGCCAAGATCTCCAACGCCGTGAAGGCGGGCAACGCCCCCGACCTCGTCTCCATCGAGTACTCCTCGCTCCCGGAGTTCGTGAGCTCCGGCGCCCTCCAGGACATCGGCGGCGAGTTCACCGAGGCCGACCGCGCGAAGCTCCTCCCGCAGACCGTCGAACTCACCACCCTCGGCGGCAAGTCCTGGGCCGTCCCCTTCGACGCCGCCCCGCAGGCCTTCTTCTACCGCAAGGACCTCTTCGCGAAGTACAAGGTCCAGCCCCCCACCACCTGGGACGAGTTCAAGAAGGCCGCCGAGCAGGTCAAGAAGGCCGACGCCAAGGCCCGTATCGCCACCTTCTTCCCCGACGACCCGACGACCTTCGAGGCGATGGCCTGGCAGGCCGGCGCCCAGTGGTTCAAGGCCGAGAACGACACCTGGAAGATCGACACCACCGACCCGGCCACCACCAAGGTCGCCGCCTACTGGCAGGGCCTCCTCGACGCCGGCCTCGTCCACAAGAACGCCTCGTTCAGCCCCGAGTGGACCGGCTCCCTCAAGAACGGCACCACCATCGGCTACCTCGGCGCCTCCTGGGGCGCGGGCGTCCTCAAGGGCACGCTGCCCGAGCAGAGCGGCAAGTGGGCCGTGGCGCCCATGCCCAGCTGGGACGGCAAGCCCGCCAGCGGCATGCTCGGCGGCACCTCCTTCGCCGTGACCAAGGACAGCAAGCAGAAGGCGGCGGCCGTCACCTTCGCCGAGTGGATGTCCACCACCGAGGAGGGCGTGAAGGCCCGCATCGCCTCCGGCACCTCCTCCGCCTTCCCGGCCGCCGCGAGCCTGCGCCCGGTCGCCAAGAAGGCCTTCGACGCGAGCTACTACGGCGGCGAGGACATCTACGCCCTCTTCGAGGCCTCCGGTGCGTCCATCAACCCCAGCTGGGCCTGGGGCCCGACCACCGGCACCACCAACACCACGATCAAGGACCACTTCGGCAAGATCGTCCAGGGCGGCCCGACCATCGCGGAGGCCGTCAAGGCCGGCCACGACGCCACCGTCGCCGAGCTCACCAAGCGCGGCCTGAAGGTCGAGGGCTGA
- a CDS encoding carbohydrate ABC transporter permease, with protein sequence MKARTRAAAILLTPFFLLFTAVMVVPIGYAVWLSLFTEKQSGLGFGGAETVFSGLDNYTAALGDRAFREGFGVLLGYCLLYIPLLLVGALGLALLLDSALARARRFFQLALFLPHAVPGIIAALIWVYLYTPQLSPVVRAMEAGGIGFDFFSPEGALPSIVNIALWEWLGYNMVIFYAALQAIDRSVLEAATVDGAGAWRIAFSIKVPLVKASLAMVGLFTIIGSLQLFTEPLILNKGTGSAVTSTWTPNMYAYTAAFDRNDYGLAAAASVLLALTAALLSFAVTRLTGRRKAGKERTA encoded by the coding sequence GTGAAGGCCCGCACCCGCGCCGCCGCGATCCTGCTGACCCCGTTCTTCCTCCTGTTCACCGCGGTGATGGTGGTGCCGATCGGCTACGCGGTCTGGCTCAGCCTCTTCACCGAGAAACAGTCCGGACTGGGCTTCGGCGGCGCCGAGACCGTCTTCAGCGGCCTCGACAACTACACGGCGGCGCTGGGTGACCGGGCCTTCCGCGAGGGCTTCGGCGTCCTGCTCGGATACTGCCTGCTCTACATTCCGCTCCTGCTCGTCGGAGCCCTCGGCCTCGCCCTCCTCCTCGACTCGGCCCTCGCCCGCGCCCGCCGCTTCTTCCAGCTCGCGCTCTTCCTGCCGCACGCCGTCCCCGGCATCATCGCCGCCCTGATCTGGGTCTACCTCTACACACCCCAGCTCAGCCCGGTCGTGCGGGCGATGGAGGCGGGAGGCATCGGCTTCGACTTCTTCTCCCCCGAAGGCGCGCTGCCCTCCATCGTCAACATCGCCCTGTGGGAATGGCTCGGCTACAACATGGTCATCTTCTACGCGGCCCTCCAGGCCATCGACCGGTCCGTCCTCGAAGCGGCCACCGTCGACGGGGCCGGCGCCTGGCGCATCGCCTTCTCCATCAAGGTCCCGCTGGTCAAGGCCTCGCTCGCGATGGTCGGCCTCTTCACGATCATCGGCTCGCTCCAGCTCTTCACCGAGCCGCTGATCCTCAACAAGGGCACCGGCTCCGCCGTCACCTCCACCTGGACGCCGAACATGTACGCGTACACCGCGGCCTTCGACCGCAACGACTACGGGCTCGCGGCGGCCGCCTCGGTTCTGCTGGCCCTGACGGCGGCGCTGCTCTCCTTCGCGGTGACACGCCTGACGGGCCGCCGCAAGGCGGGGAAGGAGCGCACGGCATGA
- a CDS encoding carbohydrate ABC transporter permease produces the protein MSKPRTGNTWLSKAAVNGALVLAVVYMLFPLVWLLTAATKDAGGLLAGNAFSFEGFDLGGNLSRLAEYNDGIYFHWYLNSLLYAGFGALACSLVSVAAGYAFHVYDFRGKEKLFGLVLLGVLVPTTALALPMYLLASEVGIVNTYWAVLIPVLVNPFGVYLSRVFCAGYIPDEALEAARIDGAGELRVFWSIGLRMVMPGFVTVFLFQFTAIWNNFFLPLVMLSDQKLFPLSLGLYAWNSNAHGEPDFYPLVVTGSLLAVVPLVVAFVSLQRHWKAGLTAGSVK, from the coding sequence ATGAGCAAGCCCCGCACCGGCAACACCTGGCTCTCCAAGGCCGCCGTCAACGGCGCCCTCGTCCTCGCCGTCGTCTACATGCTCTTCCCCCTCGTGTGGCTGCTGACCGCCGCCACCAAGGACGCCGGAGGCCTCCTCGCCGGAAACGCCTTCTCCTTCGAGGGCTTCGACCTCGGCGGCAACCTCTCCCGGCTCGCCGAGTACAACGACGGCATCTACTTCCACTGGTACCTGAACAGCCTCCTCTACGCCGGATTCGGCGCCCTCGCCTGCTCGCTCGTCAGCGTCGCCGCCGGATACGCCTTCCACGTCTACGACTTCCGGGGCAAGGAGAAGCTCTTCGGCCTCGTCCTCCTGGGCGTGCTGGTCCCCACCACCGCGCTCGCCCTGCCGATGTACCTCCTCGCCAGCGAGGTCGGCATCGTCAACACCTACTGGGCCGTCCTGATCCCCGTCCTCGTCAACCCCTTCGGCGTCTACCTCTCCCGGGTCTTCTGCGCGGGCTACATCCCCGACGAGGCCCTGGAGGCCGCCCGGATCGACGGGGCCGGCGAGCTGCGCGTCTTCTGGTCCATCGGTCTGCGCATGGTCATGCCCGGCTTCGTGACCGTCTTCCTCTTCCAGTTCACCGCCATCTGGAACAACTTCTTCCTCCCCCTGGTGATGCTCTCGGACCAGAAGCTCTTCCCCCTGAGCCTCGGCCTGTACGCGTGGAACAGCAACGCCCACGGGGAACCCGACTTCTACCCCCTCGTCGTCACCGGATCCCTGCTCGCCGTCGTCCCCCTCGTCGTCGCCTTCGTCTCCCTCCAGCGCCACTGGAAGGCGGGTCTGACCGCCGGCAGCGTCAAGTGA
- a CDS encoding hydroxyacid dehydrogenase: protein MHPATDNRPALLLAMGPDTAERLLTDAHRQRLAALTRTDPHLVAHDLTAPDARTAAALAEAELLLTGWGATPLTAGILDRAPRLRAVVHAAGSVKHHITDACWERGLRVTTAAAANALPVAEYTLAAILFAGKQVLRSAQRYAELRTDHAWLTESAAWGNHRRTIGIVGASRIGRRVIDLLRPFDFEILLYDPYVTTPPPGVELTGLDDLCARSTVVSVHAPQLPSTYRMIGPAQLAAMPDGSTLINTARGSLIDETALLPHLLSGRLHAILDVTDPELPPPDSPLYTLPNVLLTPHVAGSLGNELHRMADQAIEEVTRYVHGEPFAEEVRASDLQRSA, encoded by the coding sequence ATGCACCCCGCCACTGACAACCGCCCCGCCCTCCTCCTCGCGATGGGCCCGGACACCGCGGAACGCCTGCTCACCGACGCCCACCGGCAGCGCCTCGCGGCCCTCACCCGAACCGACCCGCACCTCGTCGCCCACGACCTCACCGCCCCGGACGCGCGGACCGCCGCCGCCCTCGCCGAGGCCGAACTCCTCCTCACCGGCTGGGGCGCCACGCCCCTCACCGCCGGGATCCTCGACCGCGCGCCGCGCCTCCGGGCCGTCGTCCACGCCGCCGGCTCCGTCAAGCACCACATCACCGACGCCTGCTGGGAGCGCGGCCTCCGCGTCACGACGGCCGCCGCCGCGAACGCGCTGCCCGTCGCCGAGTACACGCTCGCCGCGATCCTCTTCGCCGGGAAGCAGGTCCTCCGCTCCGCCCAGCGTTACGCCGAACTCCGCACCGACCACGCCTGGCTGACCGAATCCGCCGCCTGGGGAAACCACCGTCGCACGATCGGCATCGTCGGCGCCTCCCGGATCGGCCGCCGGGTCATCGACCTCCTCCGCCCCTTCGACTTCGAGATCCTCCTGTACGACCCGTACGTGACGACCCCGCCGCCCGGCGTGGAGCTGACCGGCCTCGACGACCTGTGCGCCCGCAGCACCGTCGTCTCGGTCCACGCGCCCCAACTCCCGTCCACGTACCGCATGATCGGCCCGGCCCAACTCGCGGCGATGCCCGACGGCAGCACCCTGATCAACACGGCCCGCGGCTCCCTGATCGACGAGACGGCGCTCCTCCCCCACCTCCTCTCGGGCCGCCTCCACGCGATCCTCGACGTGACCGACCCGGAACTCCCGCCCCCGGACTCCCCGCTCTACACCCTCCCGAACGTCCTGCTCACCCCCCACGTGGCCGGCTCCCTCGGCAACGAACTCCACCGCATGGCGGACCAGGCGATCGAGGAGGTGACGCGGTACGTCCACGGCGAACCCTTCGCGGAGGAGGTACGGGCGTCAGACCTCCAGCGCTCGGCGTAG
- a CDS encoding ester cyclase, which yields MTFVQIIDCKTSRVDDLNRLMDQWVEQTEGKRTATHSMVGKDRSDASHIVEIVEFPSYDVAMRNSQLPETDRIFREMVALCDEMPTFTDLDVVRDEALYKTNARHLMEMMAREPELALLDEVMAEGYHDHDPTNEQDVIGMDAVRREVEMWRRGFDFTFAIDDQIAEGDRVCTRWTWKGSHTGDFMGLQPSGMDVTMTGTVIHRFRDDGKIVEGWWQYDLLGLMGQLGAVEG from the coding sequence ATGACCTTCGTACAGATAATCGACTGCAAGACGAGTCGGGTGGACGACCTGAACCGGCTCATGGACCAGTGGGTCGAGCAGACCGAGGGCAAACGGACCGCGACCCACAGCATGGTCGGCAAGGACCGTTCGGACGCCTCCCACATCGTGGAGATCGTCGAGTTCCCCTCGTACGACGTGGCCATGCGCAATTCGCAGCTCCCCGAGACCGACCGGATCTTCCGCGAGATGGTCGCGCTCTGTGACGAGATGCCGACCTTCACCGACCTGGACGTGGTCCGGGACGAGGCGCTGTACAAAACCAACGCCCGGCACCTCATGGAGATGATGGCGCGGGAGCCGGAGCTCGCACTGCTCGACGAGGTGATGGCAGAGGGATACCACGACCACGATCCGACCAACGAGCAGGACGTCATCGGCATGGACGCCGTCCGGCGCGAGGTGGAGATGTGGCGGCGCGGCTTCGACTTCACCTTCGCCATCGACGACCAGATCGCCGAGGGCGACCGGGTCTGCACCCGCTGGACCTGGAAGGGCAGCCACACCGGGGACTTCATGGGGCTCCAGCCGTCCGGCATGGACGTGACCATGACCGGCACGGTCATCCACCGCTTCCGGGACGACGGGAAGATCGTCGAGGGGTGGTGGCAGTACGACCTGCTCGGGCTCATGGGGCAGCTCGGCGCGGTGGAGGGATGA
- the groL gene encoding chaperonin GroEL (60 kDa chaperone family; promotes refolding of misfolded polypeptides especially under stressful conditions; forms two stacked rings of heptamers to form a barrel-shaped 14mer; ends can be capped by GroES; misfolded proteins enter the barrel where they are refolded when GroES binds) yields MAKILKFDEDARRALERGVNKLADTVKVTIGPKGRNVVIDKKFGAPTITNDGVTIAREVEIDDPFENLGAQLVKEVATKTNDIAGDGTTTATVLAQALVREGLRNVAAGASPAALKKGIDAAVKAVSEELLATARPIEDKSDIAAVAALSAQDQQVGELIAEAMDKVGKDGVITVEESNTFGLELDFTEGMAFDKGYLSPYMVTDQERMEAVLDDPYILINQGKISSIQDLLPILEKVIQAGASKPLLIIAEDVEGEALSTLVVNKIRGTFNAVAVKAPGFGDRRKAMLGDMATLTGATVIAEEVGLKLDQAGLDVLGTARRVTITKDDTTIVEGGGNADELAGRVNQIKAEIESTDSDWDREKLQERLAKLAGGVCVIKVGAATEVELKEKKHRLEDAISATRAAVEEGIVSGGGSALVHAVKVLEGNLGKTGDEATGVAVVRRAAVEPLRWIAENAGLEGYVITSKVAELDKGQGFNAATGEYGDLVKAGVIDPVKVTRSALENAASIASLLLTTETLVVEKKEEEPADAGHGHGHGHSH; encoded by the coding sequence ATGGCGAAGATCCTGAAGTTCGACGAGGACGCCCGTCGCGCCCTTGAGCGCGGCGTCAACAAGCTTGCCGACACGGTGAAGGTGACGATCGGCCCCAAGGGCCGCAACGTCGTCATCGACAAGAAGTTCGGCGCCCCCACCATCACCAACGACGGTGTCACGATCGCCCGCGAGGTCGAGATCGACGACCCGTTCGAGAACCTCGGCGCCCAGCTGGTGAAGGAGGTGGCGACCAAGACCAACGACATCGCGGGTGACGGCACCACCACCGCCACCGTGCTCGCCCAGGCCCTGGTCCGCGAGGGTCTGCGCAACGTCGCCGCCGGCGCCTCCCCGGCCGCCCTGAAGAAGGGCATCGACGCCGCCGTCAAGGCCGTCTCCGAGGAGCTCCTCGCCACCGCGCGCCCGATCGAGGACAAGTCCGACATCGCCGCCGTCGCCGCGCTCTCCGCGCAGGACCAGCAGGTCGGCGAGCTCATCGCCGAGGCGATGGACAAGGTCGGCAAGGACGGTGTCATCACCGTCGAGGAGTCCAACACCTTCGGCCTGGAGCTCGACTTCACCGAGGGCATGGCCTTCGACAAGGGCTACCTGTCCCCGTACATGGTCACCGACCAGGAGCGTATGGAGGCCGTCCTCGACGACCCGTACATCCTGATCAACCAGGGCAAGATCTCCTCGATCCAGGACCTGCTGCCGATCCTGGAGAAGGTCATCCAGGCCGGCGCCAGCAAGCCGCTGCTGATCATCGCCGAGGACGTCGAGGGCGAGGCCCTGTCGACCCTGGTCGTGAACAAGATCCGTGGCACCTTCAACGCCGTGGCCGTCAAGGCCCCGGGCTTCGGCGACCGCCGCAAGGCGATGCTTGGCGACATGGCGACGCTGACCGGCGCCACCGTCATCGCCGAGGAGGTCGGCCTCAAGCTCGACCAGGCCGGCCTGGACGTGCTGGGCACCGCCCGTCGCGTGACGATCACCAAGGACGACACCACCATCGTCGAGGGCGGCGGCAACGCCGACGAGCTCGCGGGTCGCGTCAACCAGATCAAGGCCGAGATCGAGTCCACGGACTCCGACTGGGACCGCGAGAAGCTCCAGGAGCGCCTCGCGAAGCTGGCCGGCGGCGTGTGCGTGATCAAGGTCGGCGCCGCCACCGAGGTGGAGCTGAAGGAGAAGAAGCACCGTCTGGAGGACGCCATCTCCGCGACCCGCGCCGCGGTCGAGGAGGGCATCGTCTCCGGTGGTGGCTCCGCTCTGGTCCACGCCGTCAAGGTCCTCGAGGGCAACCTCGGCAAGACCGGCGACGAGGCCACGGGTGTCGCGGTCGTCCGCCGCGCCGCCGTCGAGCCGCTGCGCTGGATCGCCGAGAACGCCGGCCTCGAGGGCTACGTCATCACCTCGAAGGTGGCGGAGCTCGACAAGGGCCAGGGCTTCAACGCCGCGACCGGCGAGTACGGCGACCTGGTCAAGGCCGGCGTCATCGACCCGGTGAAGGTGACGCGCTCCGCCCTGGAGAACGCCGCCTCGATCGCCTCCCTCCTCCTCACCACCGAGACCCTCGTGGTGGAGAAGAAGGAAGAGGAGCCGGCGGACGCGGGCCACGGCCACGGCCACGGTCACTCCCACTGA
- the groES gene encoding co-chaperone GroES — protein sequence MTTTSSKVAIKPLEDRIVVQPLDAEQTTASGLVIPDTAKEKPQEGAVLAVGPGRFENGERLPLDVQVGDIVLYSKYGGTEVKYNGEEFLVLSARDVLAIIEK from the coding sequence GTGACGACCACCAGCTCCAAGGTTGCCATCAAGCCGCTCGAGGACCGCATTGTGGTCCAGCCGCTCGACGCCGAGCAGACCACCGCCTCTGGCCTGGTCATCCCGGACACCGCGAAGGAGAAGCCCCAGGAGGGTGCTGTCCTCGCCGTGGGCCCGGGCCGCTTCGAGAACGGCGAGCGTCTTCCGCTCGACGTTCAGGTCGGCGACATCGTGCTCTACAGCAAGTACGGCGGCACCGAGGTGAAGTACAACGGCGAGGAGTTCCTCGTCCTCTCGGCTCGCGACGTGCTCGCGATCATCGAGAAGTAA